CTAGCGCGTTTGGACCTAGCCGGCCCTCCGCATAGGAATCCAGACGGAGTGGAAATTCCTTGTCCACATTTACACCTTTATCGTGTGGGATTTGGTGACAAATGGGCAGAACCATTGCCAGAAATGGTGTTCGCAAATCCAACCGACTTGTGGCAAACGCTCCAGGATTTCTATAAATATTGCCACATTATGCTACCGCCGCGAATTCAACCAGGGCTGTTTCTATGATATACGAAGTACAAAAACTGCTCGATGACTACTGGAAGTGGCTTAAAGACAAGACCACCCTGCGCGAATTGCAGGAGTGGATCGAAATTACCACACCATATTTGGACCGCCATAACGATTTTATCCAAATTTACGCGAAGAAACAGGAGTCAGGCTACTTGCTCACTGACGACGGATACGTGTTGTCCGACTTGGAACAATCTGGCTGCAGACTTGACAGCCGGAAGCGGCAGGAACTGCTGAAGATGACAATCAACGGATTCGGCGTCCGCTTAGAAGGGACAGAGCTGCAGATTCATGCTAGTCAAGACAATTTCCCATTGCGCAAACATAGTTTAGTGCAGGCTATTCTAGCCGTGAATGACATGTTTTATCTAGCGATGCCAATGGTAGCCAGCCTGTTTCATGAGGACGTGGTCGAATGGCTTGACAGCAAAGACATTCGATACACGCCACATCCCACATTTCGAGGTAAAAGCGGTTACGACCACGTCTTCGATTTTGTCATTCCCAAGTCACGAAAACAACCCGAGAGAATTATTAAGGCAATCAATCGCCCTAATCGCGACACTGCCCAATCGTTCGCCTTTTCGTGGATAGATATTAAAGAAGTTCGTCCGGCAGACGCAAAGGCTTACGCAATATTGAACGATACGGAACACGCAGTCTCAGAGACCGTTATCGATGCTTTACACAATTATGGCGTAACTCCTATCAAATGGACTATGCGAGAGGAGTCCTTACAGGATTTAGCTGCCTGAAGAACTATTCTGTGTCGCGCATTACACGAAGTATTGACTAAACAAGTCCGCATTTTCCTAGAGAATGGCAATATGCTTCAGAAGCCCTTCGATCAAATCCAACTTTCGGATGTCACGCAGTTAATAACTTTATCAGTGGCAGAAAGCGCTACGCTTGAATACAAGCAATCATTGCCAGGTGACACTGATGAAGCCAAGAAGGAATTCCTGGCGGACATTTCGGCATTTGCTAATGCGCGGGGAGGAGACATTATTTTCGGTGTAAAAACTGGTTTAAACGATAAGGGACAGAATACTGGAATTCCTCAATCGTTAGTTGCTATTGAAATAGATAGCTCAGATCAAATCAAGCAGAAGCTGGAAAACGTCATTCGCACTGGGATCGCTCCTCGAATTAAAATACAAATTCGAGAATTTACCCTGGAGAATGACGGTGGCTTTATTTTCTTAATCCGAGTGCCTAAAAGCTTGAGTGCACCTCATATGGTGACTTATAAAAATTCGTCTCGTTTTTTCACGCGAAATTCTGCTGGTAAGCATCAATTGGATGTGGAGGAAATACGCTCTGCTTTTTTGGCGAATGAAGCTCATGCAGAACGCATTAAACGCTTTCGTGAAGAACGATTAGCGCGAATTGTTGCAGATGAGACACCTGTACTATTAATGAGTACCTCCCGAATGGTTTTGCATATTGTGCCGATAGAGTCATTCATCAACAGGCACCGTTTTGATTTATCGTCAGCTTACAATCAATTACGAATTTCGTTTCCATTGATTCGGAATCATGGGAATGAATTCCGATATAATATCGATGGTTTTCTTAATTTTCAATGCGAAGAGAACAGCCCCAGCAAAGGCTATACGCAAATCTTTTCCAATGGTACAGTTGAATCCGTATGCGCAGATGTACTTAGTTCCCGTAATGGTAAAAGAGGACTTGCCAGCACTTATTACGAAAAACAGATTACCCAAACGACTGGTCATATTCTCAAAGGTTATAGAGAGTTGGGAATGACGGGCCAAGTTGCGGTGAGTCTGAGTCTACTTGGATGTCGAGATTCGTTATTGGCTGTAAATGTGCGTTTAGAAGAAGGAGGGCATCCGCTAGATCGTGACGCAGTTATTATGCAGGAAGTTGTTTTTGAAACTTCAATTCAAGATACTCGCAAAGCTCTCAAGCCACTTTTTGATCAATTATGGAATGCCTACGGTTATCCACGCAGTTTGAATTTCACTAAGGATGGTATCTGGGAACCACATTAGTAGTATGGATAAACCCATGACCCTCACCGAATCCACCGTCGAAGCCGCCGCGCTCGAATGGTTTAGCCAATTGAACTATGCGACCCTGGCTGGTCCCTCCCTCGCCCCCGGCGAACCCGCGGCCGAACGGGCCTCGTTTGGCGACGTGATCTTGGCTGACCGCCTGCGCGCGGCCCTCGACCGGCTCAACCCCGCCATCCCCCCCGATGCCCGCGCAGAGGCTCTGCGCAAAATCCAACGCCTGGCAACCCCGTCCCTCATCCACACCAACCGGGCGTTTCACACCTGCCTGCGCGAAGGGGTGGAGGTCGAATTTGCCCGGCCCGACGGCACCCTCAAGCACGACAAGGTCTGGCTGGTCGACTTTACCCAGGCAGCCAACAACGACTGGCTGGCCGTCAACCAATTTACCGTGATCGAGGGGCAGCACAACCGCCGCCCCGATGTCGTGGTTTTTGTGAATGGCCTGCCTCTGGGCCTGATCGAACTGAAAAATGCCGCCGACGAGGAGGCCGACATTTGGGCCGCGTACCGGCAACTGCAAACGTACAAAGCGGAAATCCCCAGTCTGCTGGCTTATAACGCGGTTTTGGCCATTTCCGATGGCTGCTACGCCCGCCTGGGTTCCCTGACCGCCAACCAGGAGTGGTTCAAACTGTGGCGGACGATCGAGGGTCTGGAGGAAGCCCCACGAGGGGTGACCGAACTGGAAATTCTGATTCGCGGCGTGTTTGAACCATCCCGCTTTTTGCAGTTGCTCGAGCATTTTATCACGTTTGAGGATGACCCCGACCGGGGAACGGTCAATAAAATCATCGCCGGTTACCACCAGTTTCACGCCGTGAATGCCGCCGTTGACGAAACCATCCGGGCCAGCGGCATGGGTACGGCCGGCCAGGCCGCGGGAGGCCAGCCGGGGGACCGGCGGATTGGCGTGGTCTGGCACACCCAAGGGAGCGGCAAAAGCTATTCCATGCTGTTTTATGCGGCTCGGATTGTCCGCGCGGCGGCGATGCAAAATCCCACGCTCGTGGTGCTGACCGACCGCAACGATCTGGACGATCAACTGTTTGGGCAGTTCCAGCGTTGCCACGAAATGCTGGGCCAGACGCCGATCCAGACCGAAAGCCGGGAACGGCTGCGGGAGTTACTGGCCGTGGCGAGTGGCGGCGTGGTGTTTACCACGATCCAGAAATTCCTGCCCGAAAAAGGGGAGCGGATGCCGCCGCTGAGCCAGCGGCGAAACATTGTCGTGATTGCCGACGAAGCCCATCGTAGCCAATACGATTTGATCGATGGCCTGGCCCGGAACATGCGGGATGCCCTGCCGCAGGCCTCGTTCATCGGTTTTACCGGCACGCCCATCGAGCAAACCGACGCCAACACCCGCGCGGTTTTTGGCGACTACATTAGCATCTACGATATTTTGCAGGCGGTCGCGGACAAGGCCACGGTCCCGATCTATTATGAAAGCCGGATCGCCAAACTGGGCCTG
This genomic stretch from Pirellulales bacterium harbors:
- a CDS encoding DUF1829 domain-containing protein — translated: MIYEVQKLLDDYWKWLKDKTTLRELQEWIEITTPYLDRHNDFIQIYAKKQESGYLLTDDGYVLSDLEQSGCRLDSRKRQELLKMTINGFGVRLEGTELQIHASQDNFPLRKHSLVQAILAVNDMFYLAMPMVASLFHEDVVEWLDSKDIRYTPHPTFRGKSGYDHVFDFVIPKSRKQPERIIKAINRPNRDTAQSFAFSWIDIKEVRPADAKAYAILNDTEHAVSETVIDALHNYGVTPIKWTMREESLQDLAA
- a CDS encoding ATP-binding protein; its protein translation is MLQKPFDQIQLSDVTQLITLSVAESATLEYKQSLPGDTDEAKKEFLADISAFANARGGDIIFGVKTGLNDKGQNTGIPQSLVAIEIDSSDQIKQKLENVIRTGIAPRIKIQIREFTLENDGGFIFLIRVPKSLSAPHMVTYKNSSRFFTRNSAGKHQLDVEEIRSAFLANEAHAERIKRFREERLARIVADETPVLLMSTSRMVLHIVPIESFINRHRFDLSSAYNQLRISFPLIRNHGNEFRYNIDGFLNFQCEENSPSKGYTQIFSNGTVESVCADVLSSRNGKRGLASTYYEKQITQTTGHILKGYRELGMTGQVAVSLSLLGCRDSLLAVNVRLEEGGHPLDRDAVIMQEVVFETSIQDTRKALKPLFDQLWNAYGYPRSLNFTKDGIWEPH